In a single window of the Bacillota bacterium genome:
- the nuoK gene encoding NADH-quinone oxidoreductase subunit NuoK: MIPLGDYLVFGALLFSIGLFGALRRENAITILMSIELMLNAVNVNLVAFSRYLPGAALSGQIFAIFIITVAAAEAAVGLAVILVIARRRRTVDINEVRTLHD; encoded by the coding sequence GTGATCCCGCTCGGCGACTACCTGGTCTTCGGCGCGCTCCTCTTCTCCATCGGCCTCTTCGGGGCGCTCCGGCGCGAGAACGCCATCACCATCCTGATGTCCATCGAGCTGATGCTGAACGCGGTCAACGTCAACCTGGTCGCCTTCTCGCGCTACCTGCCGGGGGCGGCGCTGAGCGGCCAGATCTTCGCCATCTTTATCATCACCGTCGCCGCGGCCGAGGCGGCCGTGGGCCTGGCCGTCATCCTGGTCATCGCCCGGCGGCGGCGCACCGTCGACATCAACGAGGTGCGGACGCTCCACGACTGA